The following proteins are encoded in a genomic region of Streptomyces lunaelactis:
- a CDS encoding VOC family protein, with protein sequence MTSKFTELAIDCADPHGLARFWCSVLDYEVQDEGDGIVTIGSPVVPEGKNHLGPVPPTLTFAHVPEGKTVKNRLHLDVNPTDREQDEEVRRLLDLGARHADVGQTGDESWVTLADPEGNEFCVLADRRP encoded by the coding sequence ATGACCAGTAAGTTCACCGAGCTTGCGATCGACTGTGCCGATCCCCACGGTCTCGCCCGGTTCTGGTGCTCGGTCCTTGACTACGAGGTACAAGACGAAGGCGACGGAATTGTCACAATTGGCTCCCCTGTGGTGCCTGAAGGCAAGAACCACCTTGGCCCAGTGCCACCGACGTTGACATTCGCGCACGTGCCCGAGGGCAAGACCGTCAAGAACAGGCTCCACCTCGACGTCAACCCAACCGACAGGGAGCAGGACGAAGAGGTCCGTCGCCTGCTCGACCTAGGTGCTCGACACGCCGACGTCGGCCAAACGGGCGATGAGAGCTGGGTGACACTTGCCGACCCAGAGGGGAACGAGTTCTGCGTCCTTGCGGACCGCCGCCCCTGA
- a CDS encoding AlkA N-terminal domain-containing protein, translated as MTVEDSRYEAVSSRDARFDGVFFFAVATTGIYCRPSCPAITPKRRNVSFYRTAAAAQGAGFRACRRCRPDAVPGSAEWNARADVVGRAMRLIGDGIVDREGVAGLADRLGYSARQVQRQLNAELGAGPIALARAQRGHTARVLLQTTTLQAAEIAFAAGFASVRQFNDTMREIYAATPTELRSARPGRTSRFGPVAHENGAAAGVPLRLAHRGPYASVEVFDYLGSRAITGIEEIVGERGSRTYRRTLRLPGGPGVAEVGEQPGAGGWLECRLHLADLRDLTTATQRMRRLFDLDADPCAVAERLGADPALAPLVAARPGLRAPGTADPHELAVRAVLGQQVSVAAGRRRGDALVAAYGEPVPEPRGGLTHLFPQADHLAEAELGELGMPDARRATLRTLTVALAEGAVTLDPGADRDETERHLLALPGIGPWTAGYIRMRGLGDPDVLLAADVAVQAGMRRAGTSTADAEGWRPWSSYAMHHFWNTP; from the coding sequence ATGACGGTCGAGGACAGCAGGTACGAGGCGGTGAGCAGCCGGGACGCCCGGTTCGACGGAGTGTTCTTCTTCGCCGTCGCCACCACCGGGATCTACTGCCGGCCCAGCTGCCCCGCGATCACTCCCAAGCGCCGGAACGTGTCGTTCTACCGGACGGCCGCGGCCGCCCAGGGCGCGGGCTTCCGCGCCTGCCGCCGCTGCCGCCCCGACGCCGTGCCGGGCTCCGCCGAGTGGAACGCCCGTGCGGACGTCGTCGGGCGCGCCATGCGGCTGATCGGCGACGGGATCGTGGACCGCGAGGGCGTCGCGGGCCTCGCCGACCGGCTGGGCTACAGCGCCCGGCAGGTGCAGCGGCAGCTCAACGCCGAACTCGGCGCGGGCCCCATCGCCCTGGCGCGGGCCCAGCGCGGACACACCGCACGGGTACTGCTGCAGACCACCACGCTGCAGGCGGCGGAGATCGCCTTCGCGGCGGGGTTCGCGAGCGTTCGGCAGTTCAACGACACGATGCGGGAGATCTACGCGGCCACCCCCACCGAACTCCGCTCCGCCAGGCCCGGCCGCACCTCGCGCTTCGGACCGGTCGCCCATGAGAACGGCGCGGCCGCCGGAGTGCCGCTGCGGCTGGCCCACCGCGGTCCGTACGCCTCCGTGGAAGTCTTCGACTACCTCGGCAGCCGCGCGATCACCGGCATCGAGGAGATCGTCGGCGAACGCGGCTCCCGCACCTACCGGCGCACTCTGCGCCTGCCGGGCGGCCCCGGCGTCGCCGAGGTCGGCGAACAGCCGGGCGCGGGAGGCTGGCTGGAGTGCCGGCTGCACCTCGCGGACCTGCGCGATCTGACGACGGCCACGCAGCGGATGCGCCGCCTCTTCGACCTGGACGCCGACCCGTGCGCCGTGGCCGAACGCCTCGGTGCGGACCCGGCACTGGCCCCGCTGGTCGCCGCCCGCCCGGGACTGCGCGCCCCCGGCACGGCGGACCCGCACGAACTCGCCGTACGGGCCGTGCTAGGGCAGCAGGTGTCGGTGGCGGCAGGGCGGCGGCGCGGCGACGCGCTGGTGGCCGCGTACGGAGAGCCGGTGCCCGAGCCGAGAGGCGGCCTCACCCATCTGTTCCCGCAGGCGGACCACCTCGCCGAGGCCGAGTTGGGGGAGCTCGGGATGCCCGACGCGCGGCGCGCCACCCTGCGTACGCTCACCGTCGCGCTCGCCGAGGGCGCCGTCACCCTCGACCCGGGCGCCGACCGCGACGAGACCGAGCGGCACCTGCTCGCGCTGCCCGGCATCGGCCCTTGGACGGCCGGCTACATCCGGATGCGCGGCCTCGGCGACCCGGACGTCCTGCTGGCCGCAGACGTGGCCGTGCAGGCCGGGATGCGACGCGCGGGCACATCGACGGCCGACGCGGAAGGGTGGCGACCGTGGAGTTCGTACGCCATGCACCACTTCTGGAACACGCCCTGA
- a CDS encoding DUF350 domain-containing protein: MSDIVNGLGRASAYGALGVVLLILGIVLVDLLTPGKLGRQIWEERNRNAALLLSSALLGIGGIVFTSIWTTYDDFGKGLASTAAFGLLGLVMMAVAFLVVDLVTPGRLGATLVETEPHPAVWVTASCNIAVSAIVSASIA, encoded by the coding sequence ATGAGCGACATCGTCAACGGACTTGGCCGCGCGAGCGCATATGGCGCCCTCGGTGTGGTCCTCCTGATCCTCGGCATCGTCCTGGTCGACCTGCTGACGCCCGGAAAGCTCGGCCGTCAGATATGGGAGGAGCGCAACCGCAATGCCGCGCTGCTGCTCAGCTCGGCGCTCCTGGGCATCGGCGGCATCGTGTTCACCTCGATCTGGACGACGTACGACGATTTCGGCAAGGGCCTGGCCTCGACCGCCGCCTTCGGCCTGCTGGGCCTGGTGATGATGGCGGTGGCGTTCCTGGTCGTGGACCTGGTCACGCCGGGCAGGCTGGGAGCGACGCTGGTCGAGACGGAGCCGCACCCGGCGGTGTGGGTGACCGCGTCCTGCAATATCGCGGTGTCCGCGATCGTTTCGGCGTCCATCGCCTGA
- a CDS encoding DoxX family membrane protein has protein sequence MACLTRRDLGLLVLRVGTGAVLAAHGSQKLFGWFGGGGLEGTAKGMEAMGFHPGRESAIAAGLGEAGGGALLALGLATPAAGAAAAGAMAGAVSVHVPAGFFNQGGGFEYPAFLGFTAAAIGVAGAGRYSLDHATGHRFDRPWVVAVAFLGSALAAAAVLGRRAQGQGEAQPEDDQEPSEDAFSGGRPEGVEE, from the coding sequence ATGGCCTGCCTCACCCGTCGTGACCTCGGCCTGCTCGTCCTGCGCGTGGGCACCGGCGCGGTCCTCGCCGCGCACGGCTCGCAGAAGCTGTTCGGCTGGTTCGGAGGCGGCGGCCTCGAAGGGACCGCAAAGGGCATGGAGGCCATGGGATTCCACCCGGGCCGGGAGAGCGCCATCGCCGCGGGGCTCGGCGAGGCGGGCGGCGGGGCGCTGCTCGCCCTGGGCCTGGCCACTCCGGCCGCCGGTGCGGCGGCCGCGGGCGCCATGGCCGGGGCGGTTTCGGTGCACGTGCCCGCCGGATTCTTCAACCAGGGCGGTGGCTTCGAGTACCCCGCCTTCCTCGGCTTCACCGCGGCCGCCATCGGAGTCGCCGGGGCGGGCCGGTACTCCCTCGACCACGCGACCGGCCACCGCTTCGACCGGCCGTGGGTGGTGGCCGTGGCCTTCCTCGGCAGTGCGCTCGCCGCGGCCGCCGTGCTCGGCAGGCGGGCGCAGGGCCAGGGCGAGGCCCAGCCCGAGGACGACCAGGAGCCGTCCGAGGACGCGTTCTCGGGCGGCCGCCCGGAAGGCGTCGAGGAGTAG
- a CDS encoding phosphatase PAP2 family protein, which translates to MTGRPAPAVLPPSLRVRLGLIAAFAALVVVVLGVLSAGHSEPGRVDRWIIQPTADSVQPPWRYVALATDFLGEPAGAAALVVAAVTGCLLLRRPRAAVLVVAGAGMTVGTATLLKHLVGRTIHGDGNLSYPSGHTAFFTALALVVALLATCRLSLGRTAGTSVVLAAGLVAGVAMGWAQVALGAHYPTDVLGGWCTALAVTPATAWLVDRMADRLVDRMADAGRRELR; encoded by the coding sequence GTGACCGGCCGGCCGGCGCCCGCGGTGCTGCCCCCATCGCTGCGCGTGCGGCTCGGGTTGATCGCGGCCTTCGCCGCACTGGTGGTCGTCGTGCTCGGGGTCCTGTCCGCCGGCCACAGCGAGCCCGGCAGGGTGGACAGGTGGATCATCCAGCCGACGGCGGACAGTGTGCAGCCGCCGTGGCGGTACGTCGCTCTGGCCACGGACTTCTTGGGGGAGCCCGCCGGAGCGGCGGCGCTGGTCGTGGCCGCCGTGACGGGCTGCCTGCTGCTGCGGCGTCCTCGCGCGGCGGTGCTCGTCGTTGCCGGCGCCGGCATGACCGTGGGGACGGCGACGCTGCTCAAGCACCTGGTGGGACGCACCATCCACGGCGACGGCAACCTGTCCTACCCGAGCGGGCACACCGCCTTCTTCACCGCGCTCGCCCTCGTGGTGGCGCTGCTCGCGACCTGCCGGCTCAGCCTCGGCAGGACGGCCGGCACGTCAGTCGTGCTCGCCGCGGGGCTGGTTGCCGGCGTCGCCATGGGCTGGGCGCAGGTCGCCCTGGGCGCGCACTACCCGACCGACGTTCTCGGCGGCTGGTGCACCGCGCTGGCGGTGACACCGGCGACCGCGTGGCTGGTCGACCGGATGGCCGACCGGCTGGTCGATCGGATGGCCGACGCCGGTCGGCGGGAGCTTCGCTGA
- a CDS encoding glutamate-1-semialdehyde 2,1-aminomutase, with protein MDTEHTEETEEFLLPRSRTANERLHAMIPGGAHTYAKGDDQYPENLAPVISHGRGAHVWDIDGNRYIEYGSGLRSVSLGHAHPRVIEAVRRELDRGSNFVRPSIVEVEAAERFLATVPTAEMVKFAKNGSDVTTAAVRLARAVTGRPRVAICGDHPFFSVDDWFIGTTPMSAGIPAATTELTVSFPYGDLAATQELLTRYQDEVACLILEPAGHTEPPPGYLTGLRELADRHGCVLIFDEMITGLRWSEAGAQGLYGVVPDLSTFGKALGNGFAVSALAGRRELMERGGLRHSGDRVFLLSTTHGAETHSLAAAMAVQTTYVEEGVTAQLHALGERLAAGVREAAAGMGVGDHIVVRGRASNLVFATLDENRQPSQQYRTLFLRRLLAGGVLAPSFVVSSALGDADIDRTVDVVAQACAVYRKALDAADPTPWLAGRPVKPVFRRLA; from the coding sequence GTGGACACCGAACACACCGAAGAGACCGAGGAGTTCCTCCTGCCCCGGTCGCGGACGGCGAATGAGCGGCTGCACGCGATGATCCCCGGGGGCGCGCACACCTACGCCAAGGGCGACGACCAGTACCCCGAAAACCTGGCCCCGGTCATCAGCCACGGCCGCGGTGCGCATGTGTGGGACATCGACGGCAACCGCTACATCGAGTACGGCTCCGGCCTGCGGTCGGTCAGCCTCGGCCACGCCCACCCACGCGTGATCGAGGCGGTGCGGCGGGAACTCGACCGCGGCAGCAACTTCGTCCGGCCGTCCATCGTGGAGGTCGAGGCTGCGGAACGCTTCCTTGCCACCGTGCCGACCGCCGAGATGGTGAAGTTCGCGAAGAACGGCTCCGACGTCACCACCGCCGCGGTGCGCCTCGCCCGCGCCGTCACCGGGCGCCCGCGGGTGGCCATCTGCGGCGACCATCCGTTCTTCTCCGTCGACGACTGGTTCATCGGCACCACGCCGATGTCCGCCGGCATTCCGGCGGCGACCACCGAGCTCACCGTGTCCTTCCCTTACGGGGACCTGGCCGCCACACAGGAGCTGCTCACCCGGTACCAGGACGAGGTCGCCTGCCTGATCCTCGAACCCGCCGGCCACACCGAGCCTCCGCCGGGCTACCTCACCGGCCTGCGCGAGCTGGCCGACCGGCACGGCTGCGTACTGATCTTCGATGAGATGATCACCGGCTTGCGCTGGTCCGAGGCGGGCGCCCAGGGCCTGTACGGCGTCGTCCCCGACCTCTCCACGTTCGGCAAGGCGCTGGGCAACGGGTTCGCCGTCTCCGCGCTGGCCGGGCGCCGCGAGCTGATGGAGCGCGGCGGGCTGCGTCACTCCGGCGACCGGGTGTTCCTGCTGTCCACCACGCACGGTGCGGAAACGCATTCCCTGGCAGCCGCGATGGCCGTGCAGACCACCTACGTCGAGGAGGGCGTCACCGCGCAACTGCACGCCCTCGGCGAGCGGTTGGCCGCCGGTGTCCGCGAGGCCGCGGCGGGCATGGGCGTCGGCGACCACATCGTCGTCCGGGGCCGGGCCAGCAACCTGGTCTTCGCCACCCTCGACGAGAACCGGCAGCCGTCGCAGCAGTACCGCACCCTGTTCCTGCGCCGGCTCCTCGCGGGCGGGGTGCTGGCCCCGTCGTTCGTGGTGAGCAGCGCGCTCGGCGACGCCGACATCGACCGCACCGTCGACGTGGTGGCCCAGGCATGTGCGGTGTACCGGAAGGCACTGGACGCCGCTGACCCCACCCCCTGGCTGGCCGGGCGACCGGTGAAGCCCGTATTCCGCCGCTTGGCGTGA
- a CDS encoding dTDP-4-dehydrorhamnose 3,5-epimerase family protein translates to MKATEVPAIVGAYLFESTPYADERGFFCRTFDADVVRSVGLDPDAFVQDSVSRSVRGVLRGLHLRSGAGEAKLVRCSYGRIFDVVVDLRTDSPTYRNRAFFELSDETQVTLYIPAGCAHGFQAVTETADTSYRIDRPHDPAEDVTIAFDDPELAIPWPLPVTSMSQRDREAPSLAEVLKHREK, encoded by the coding sequence ATGAAGGCGACCGAAGTCCCGGCGATCGTCGGCGCGTACCTGTTCGAGTCGACGCCGTACGCCGACGAGCGCGGCTTCTTCTGCCGCACCTTCGACGCCGACGTGGTCCGCTCGGTGGGCCTCGACCCGGACGCTTTCGTCCAGGACAGCGTGTCCCGCTCGGTACGGGGCGTGCTGCGCGGCCTGCACCTGCGCTCCGGCGCCGGCGAGGCCAAGCTGGTGCGGTGCTCGTACGGGAGGATCTTCGACGTCGTCGTGGACCTGCGAACGGACTCGCCGACCTACCGCAACCGGGCCTTCTTCGAGCTGTCCGACGAGACGCAGGTGACCCTGTACATCCCGGCGGGGTGCGCGCACGGCTTCCAGGCGGTGACCGAAACCGCTGACACCTCGTACCGGATCGACCGCCCGCACGATCCGGCCGAGGACGTGACGATCGCCTTCGACGACCCGGAGCTCGCCATTCCCTGGCCGCTGCCGGTCACATCGATGTCCCAGCGGGACCGGGAGGCGCCGAGCCTCGCCGAGGTCCTGAAGCACAGAGAGAAGTGA
- a CDS encoding polysaccharide pyruvyl transferase family protein yields the protein MTSADETPVRVGVFGLLGSGNLGNDGSLEAVLGYLRAEHPEAVVDALCGGPEVVTARYGIPATRLHWYRGEYRTALRAGAIAAKGLGKLVDAFRTAAWVRRHDVVIVPGMGVLEATLPLRPWGFPYSLFLLCATGRLFGTRVALVSVGADAIGNRPTRALVRWSARLATYRSYRDALSRDAMRAMGVNTARDEVYPDLAFALPTPRAGGPSGPPGPVCVGVMDFHGGNDDRARAEEIHRRYLDGTTRFVRTLVEEGRAVRLLTGDECDAPVVAAILDAVDSPLVTAAEAASLADLMKETAAADTVVATRYHNLICALKVGTPTLALSYAAKSDALMAEMGLAAYCHPAREVDADRLLERFRALEKHSAELRRTLAERNLAAARQLEHQFTALTTALFPAADHAHALREAP from the coding sequence ATGACGTCCGCTGACGAAACTCCGGTGCGCGTCGGGGTGTTCGGCCTGCTCGGCTCCGGCAACCTCGGCAACGACGGGTCGCTCGAGGCCGTGCTCGGGTACCTCCGCGCAGAGCACCCGGAGGCGGTCGTGGACGCGCTGTGCGGCGGACCCGAGGTCGTCACGGCCCGGTACGGGATCCCCGCGACGCGGCTGCACTGGTACCGCGGGGAGTACCGGACCGCGTTGCGTGCGGGCGCGATCGCGGCGAAGGGCCTGGGCAAACTCGTCGACGCCTTCCGCACCGCTGCCTGGGTGCGCCGGCACGACGTGGTGATCGTGCCCGGTATGGGCGTCCTGGAGGCCACGCTGCCGCTGCGGCCGTGGGGCTTCCCGTACTCGCTGTTCCTGCTCTGCGCGACCGGCCGACTGTTCGGCACCCGGGTCGCGCTGGTCAGCGTCGGCGCGGACGCGATCGGCAACCGGCCGACCCGGGCCCTGGTGCGCTGGTCGGCACGGCTGGCCACCTACCGGTCGTACCGCGACGCCCTGTCCCGCGACGCGATGCGGGCGATGGGCGTGAACACCGCGCGCGACGAGGTCTACCCGGACCTCGCATTCGCCCTGCCGACGCCGCGGGCGGGCGGACCCTCGGGCCCGCCGGGCCCGGTCTGCGTCGGTGTCATGGACTTCCACGGCGGCAACGACGACCGCGCCCGGGCCGAGGAGATCCACCGGCGCTACCTCGACGGGACCACCCGCTTCGTTCGCACGCTGGTTGAGGAGGGCAGGGCGGTCCGGCTGCTCACCGGCGACGAGTGCGATGCGCCGGTGGTCGCGGCGATCCTCGACGCGGTGGACTCGCCGCTGGTCACCGCCGCCGAGGCGGCCTCGCTGGCCGACCTGATGAAGGAGACGGCGGCTGCCGACACCGTGGTGGCGACCCGGTACCACAACCTGATCTGCGCGCTGAAGGTCGGCACACCGACGCTCGCACTCAGCTATGCGGCGAAGAGCGACGCGCTCATGGCGGAGATGGGTCTTGCCGCGTACTGTCACCCGGCTCGCGAGGTGGACGCAGACCGGCTGCTCGAACGGTTCCGGGCCCTGGAGAAGCACTCGGCGGAGCTGCGGCGGACCCTCGCCGAGCGGAACCTGGCCGCCGCCCGGCAACTTGAGCACCAGTTCACCGCCTTGACCACGGCCCTGTTCCCTGCGGCCGACCACGCCCACGCCCTGCGGGAGGCTCCATGA
- a CDS encoding glycosyltransferase family 2 protein, with product MTAQPRLSIGLPVYNGEEYLAESLDALLGQTYEDFELVISDNASTDGTQEICRKYAAQDSRIRYIRLPRNIGAAPNHNYVFTECRGELFKWASHDDLYARDLLRRCVQALDERPDVILAHSGQAVIDGDGQVKVPYEYRLATDSPHPPERFRSLLFEPGGDDFYGVMRADVLRRVKPHDSYHHADRTFVAEITLHGPFHQVPELLYFRRDHPTRAERANPGKRARCVNLDPRRAGPLHPTPRLLAEYVWGFASAIRRAPLSPADRRACYRHLAAWMTSRVRPGAGERVEDRAPVDPGRLTVSVDALVAGREGRQA from the coding sequence ATGACCGCCCAACCCCGGCTGAGCATCGGCCTGCCCGTGTACAACGGCGAGGAGTACCTGGCCGAGTCGCTCGACGCCCTGCTCGGCCAGACCTACGAGGACTTCGAGCTGGTCATCTCCGACAACGCCTCGACCGACGGGACTCAGGAGATCTGCCGCAAGTACGCCGCGCAGGACTCGCGCATCCGGTACATCCGGCTGCCCCGCAACATCGGCGCCGCCCCGAACCACAACTACGTGTTCACCGAGTGCCGCGGCGAGCTGTTCAAGTGGGCCTCGCACGACGATCTTTACGCCCGGGACCTGCTGCGGCGCTGCGTTCAGGCGCTGGACGAGCGGCCGGACGTGATCCTCGCGCACAGCGGCCAGGCGGTCATCGACGGCGACGGCCAGGTGAAGGTCCCGTACGAGTACCGACTCGCCACCGACTCGCCGCACCCGCCCGAGCGCTTCCGCAGCCTGCTCTTCGAGCCCGGTGGCGACGACTTCTACGGGGTGATGCGGGCAGACGTGCTGCGCCGGGTGAAGCCGCACGACAGCTACCACCACGCGGACCGCACGTTCGTCGCCGAGATCACCCTGCACGGACCCTTCCACCAGGTGCCGGAGCTGCTGTACTTCCGCCGCGACCATCCCACCCGCGCCGAGCGGGCGAACCCCGGCAAGCGCGCCCGGTGCGTCAACCTGGACCCGCGCCGGGCCGGCCCGCTGCACCCGACGCCCCGGCTGCTCGCCGAGTACGTCTGGGGCTTCGCCTCGGCGATCCGGCGGGCGCCGTTGTCCCCGGCCGACCGGCGCGCGTGCTACCGCCACCTGGCCGCATGGATGACCAGCCGGGTCCGGCCGGGCGCCGGCGAGCGGGTCGAGGACCGCGCCCCGGTCGACCCGGGCCGGCTCACCGTCTCCGTCGACGCCCTCGTCGCCGGCCGTGAGGGGAGGCAGGCATGA
- a CDS encoding DUF4910 domain-containing protein, which yields MTSSGEEMHALVERLYPLCRSITGDGVRATLEIVDEYVPLQVHEVPTGTQVLDWTVPQEWNIRDAYIADTAGNRVVDFAASSLHVLGYSVPVSATMPLAELRGHLHTLPDHPAWVPYRTSYYQPEWGFCLAQETLDALPDGDYEVLIDSTLTDGHLTYAEHVVPGQVPDEVIVSCHVCHPSLANDNLAGIAVATFLAQALAEETPWYTYRFLFAPGTIGAITWLARNAERIERVKHGLVLACAGDSGRLTYKQSRRGDAEIDRVMRHVLLASERPHQVAKFTPYGYDERQFCSPGFDLGVGSLSRTPYASYPEYHTSADNLDFVFPDAMEDTLAVCREAFALLDRNRRYLNLSPYGEPQLGRRGLYDSLGGRSDAKQAQMAMLWVLSLSDGEHSLLDVAERSGLPFDTVAAAADALHGAGLIKA from the coding sequence ATGACCTCGTCCGGCGAAGAAATGCATGCGCTGGTGGAGCGGCTGTACCCGCTGTGCCGGAGCATCACCGGCGACGGTGTGCGCGCCACCCTGGAGATCGTCGACGAGTACGTCCCGCTGCAGGTGCACGAGGTACCGACCGGGACGCAGGTGCTCGACTGGACGGTGCCGCAGGAGTGGAACATCCGGGACGCGTACATCGCCGACACCGCCGGCAACCGGGTCGTCGACTTCGCCGCGTCCAGCCTGCACGTGCTCGGCTACAGCGTGCCGGTGTCGGCGACCATGCCGCTGGCCGAGCTGCGTGGACACCTGCACACCCTGCCGGACCACCCGGCCTGGGTGCCGTACCGCACCAGCTACTACCAGCCGGAATGGGGGTTCTGCCTGGCCCAGGAGACCTTGGACGCACTGCCGGACGGCGACTACGAGGTGCTCATCGACTCCACACTCACCGATGGCCACCTCACCTACGCCGAGCACGTGGTCCCCGGGCAGGTCCCCGACGAGGTGATCGTCTCCTGCCACGTCTGCCACCCGTCGCTGGCCAACGACAACCTGGCCGGCATCGCGGTGGCGACGTTCCTGGCCCAGGCGCTGGCGGAGGAAACGCCGTGGTACACCTACCGGTTCCTGTTCGCGCCCGGCACCATCGGGGCGATCACCTGGCTGGCCCGCAACGCGGAGCGGATCGAACGGGTCAAGCACGGGCTGGTGCTGGCCTGCGCCGGCGACTCGGGCCGGCTGACGTACAAGCAGAGCAGGCGCGGCGACGCGGAGATCGACCGGGTGATGCGGCACGTGCTTCTCGCCTCCGAACGCCCGCACCAAGTCGCCAAGTTCACTCCGTACGGCTACGACGAGCGGCAGTTCTGCTCGCCCGGGTTCGATCTCGGCGTGGGCTCGCTCAGCCGGACCCCGTACGCCAGTTACCCCGAGTACCACACCTCGGCGGACAACCTGGACTTCGTCTTCCCGGACGCGATGGAGGACACTCTCGCCGTCTGCCGTGAGGCGTTCGCCCTCCTTGACCGCAACCGCCGGTACCTCAACCTCAGTCCCTACGGCGAACCACAGCTGGGCCGACGGGGGTTGTACGACTCGCTCGGCGGCCGCAGCGACGCGAAGCAGGCCCAGATGGCCATGCTCTGGGTGCTCAGCCTCTCCGACGGCGAGCACAGTCTGCTGGACGTCGCCGAGCGGTCCGGCCTGCCGTTCGACACCGTCGCCGCCGCGGCCGACGCCCTGCACGGCGCCGGGCTGATCAAGGCATGA
- a CDS encoding NAD-dependent epimerase/dehydratase family protein, producing the protein MRVLLTGHQGYLGTVMAPVLTAAGHEVVGLDAGLFADCVLGPPPADPPGHRVDLRDVTADHVAGVDAVIHLAALSNDPLGSLAPDLTYDINHHASVRLARLARDAGVRRFLYASTCSVYGAAGGDDLVTEDAPLRPVTPYAESKVRVEDDLHALSDGDFSPVFMRNATAFGYSPRLRADIVLNNLVGHALLSGEVLVLSDGTPWRPLVHAADIARAFAAALVAPREPVHDRAFNIGSEINNVTVAEIAEQVAEAVSGSKVVITGETGADPRSYRVDFSRFRAAIPGFDCEWTVKQGALELADAYRKFGLTREDFERRFTRLAVLRAASEAGAVDGTLRWRR; encoded by the coding sequence TTGCGCGTACTACTGACCGGACACCAGGGCTACCTGGGCACCGTGATGGCCCCGGTCCTCACGGCCGCCGGACACGAGGTCGTCGGTCTTGACGCCGGCCTGTTCGCCGACTGCGTCCTTGGCCCGCCGCCCGCGGACCCGCCGGGACATCGGGTGGACCTGCGCGACGTCACGGCCGACCACGTGGCGGGGGTGGACGCCGTGATCCACCTGGCCGCGCTGTCCAACGACCCGCTGGGATCGCTGGCGCCGGATCTCACCTACGACATCAACCACCACGCGTCCGTACGGCTTGCCCGGCTGGCCCGCGACGCCGGAGTGCGGCGCTTCCTGTACGCGTCGACCTGCTCGGTCTACGGCGCCGCCGGCGGGGACGACCTGGTGACCGAGGACGCCCCGCTGCGCCCGGTGACGCCGTACGCGGAGTCCAAGGTGCGGGTGGAGGACGACCTGCACGCGCTGTCCGACGGCGACTTCAGCCCGGTGTTCATGCGCAACGCCACCGCCTTCGGCTACTCGCCCCGGCTGCGCGCCGACATCGTGCTGAACAACCTGGTGGGCCACGCGCTCCTGTCCGGCGAGGTGCTTGTGCTCTCCGACGGCACCCCCTGGCGCCCACTGGTGCACGCCGCCGACATCGCACGGGCCTTCGCGGCCGCGCTGGTCGCGCCGCGCGAACCCGTGCACGACCGGGCGTTCAACATCGGCAGCGAGATCAACAACGTCACGGTCGCCGAGATCGCCGAGCAGGTCGCCGAGGCGGTATCCGGATCGAAGGTGGTGATCACCGGGGAGACCGGTGCCGATCCGCGGTCGTACCGGGTGGACTTCTCCCGGTTCCGCGCCGCGATACCCGGCTTCGACTGCGAGTGGACGGTGAAGCAGGGCGCGCTCGAACTCGCCGACGCCTACCGGAAGTTCGGGCTGACCCGGGAGGACTTCGAGCGACGCTTCACCCGCCTTGCCGTGCTGCGCGCGGCGTCCGAGGCCGGCGCCGTCGACGGCACCCTGCGGTGGCGCCGATGA
- a CDS encoding PIG-L deacetylase family protein, with the protein MIRLGAGRLDRIVAVGAHCDDIAIGAGGTLLTMCLAHPGTRVDALVLSGGGSEREQEERAALAAFCPGADLRLTVLKLPDGRLPAHWEEAKAAVEELRARTEPDLVLAPRTDDAHQDHGGLAKLVPTAFRDHLVLGYEIVKWDGDLVRPPAYQPLSPEIAERKVRLLQELYPSQRHRPWYDREAFLGLARIRGIECHARYAEAFAVTKLTLNLGD; encoded by the coding sequence GTGATCCGGCTCGGGGCAGGCCGCCTTGACCGGATCGTCGCGGTGGGCGCGCACTGCGACGACATCGCCATCGGCGCCGGCGGCACGCTGCTGACGATGTGCCTCGCGCACCCGGGTACCCGTGTCGACGCGCTGGTGCTCTCCGGCGGTGGCAGCGAGCGGGAGCAGGAGGAGCGGGCCGCGCTCGCCGCCTTCTGCCCGGGCGCCGACCTGCGGCTGACCGTGCTCAAGCTGCCGGACGGCCGGCTGCCCGCCCACTGGGAGGAGGCCAAGGCCGCCGTCGAGGAGCTGCGCGCGCGGACCGAGCCGGATCTCGTGCTGGCCCCGCGCACCGATGACGCGCACCAGGATCACGGCGGCCTGGCGAAGCTGGTACCCACCGCATTCCGCGACCACCTCGTGCTCGGCTACGAGATCGTCAAGTGGGACGGTGATCTCGTCCGTCCGCCGGCGTACCAGCCGCTCTCGCCGGAGATCGCCGAACGGAAGGTGCGGCTGCTGCAGGAGCTCTACCCCTCACAGCGGCACCGGCCCTGGTACGACCGGGAGGCCTTCCTCGGCCTTGCGCGGATCCGCGGCATCGAATGCCACGCGCGCTACGCCGAGGCGTTCGCCGTCACCAAACTCACGCTCAATCTGGGGGACTGA